A single window of Providencia alcalifaciens DNA harbors:
- a CDS encoding ABC transporter ATP-binding protein, producing MLHIEQLSLTRNDGGRDFHVTLPSLTLEPGHVCALTGLSGCGKSTLLEMIGLILQPDQLAHYQLTYELNITEAVLHDDAKLLAQLRAQHFGFVLQNGGLLPYLTVQQNVVLPRNILSLPAKSDWLDFAIDHLQLRHLLNNYPHQLSIGERQRVAFVRAIAHQPTLLLADEPTAALDPLNAQSLYSLIIEMVKDLNLSALIVSHDWTLVEQFGFTQYHAELEGNGSVFRQK from the coding sequence ATGTTACACATTGAGCAGTTGTCACTGACACGAAACGATGGGGGACGTGATTTTCATGTCACCCTTCCCTCTCTCACACTAGAGCCGGGTCATGTATGCGCATTAACGGGGCTAAGCGGCTGTGGGAAAAGCACATTATTAGAAATGATTGGGTTGATCCTTCAGCCCGATCAACTCGCCCATTACCAACTGACCTATGAGCTTAATATTACCGAAGCGGTTCTGCATGATGACGCCAAGCTTTTAGCGCAGTTACGAGCACAACATTTTGGCTTTGTGTTGCAAAATGGCGGGCTTCTTCCTTATTTAACCGTGCAGCAAAATGTTGTTTTACCAAGAAACATACTGTCATTACCCGCAAAATCAGACTGGTTAGATTTTGCGATTGACCACCTTCAATTACGTCATTTACTCAATAATTATCCCCATCAGCTTTCTATCGGTGAGCGCCAGCGAGTGGCATTTGTGAGAGCCATCGCTCATCAACCGACCCTGTTACTTGCTGATGAGCCCACAGCAGCACTTGATCCGCTCAATGCTCAGTCTCTGTATTCATTAATTATTGAAATGGTGAAAGATTTAAACCTGAGTGCGCTTATTGTTAGCCATGACTGGACGCTGGTAGAACAGTTTGGCTTTACACAATATCATGCCGAATTAGAAGGGAATGGTAGTGTCTTTAGACAAAAATAG
- a CDS encoding ABC transporter permease has product MSLDKNSAIKTKFSLLTRLAWQDLLHDRKVALCIIFSLTSVIAPLLLLFGLKNGIITQLHNQLLNDPRNLEVRMIGNGNYPPSWFAELSQHPDIQFVIPQTRSLNTQADLVADSQHFVSNAEIIPTAKGDPLLSDAIVPVEENTLVLSTSAAEKLSANKGDTVNLVITRKRGNTNERVKQPFRVIDIISDAKFSRPAAFVPLSVLIAMEDYRDGYQVPQFNITEGENPKVRESFAKARIYASSLDGIAPINDWFNQQHIEVITQKSQIDAVKSITYVLNIIFSVIMWISLFGCIASLIGAFLANIDRKRKDMAVLRLLGFHQLAVTFYIIIQALLLTTIAFFIGFLLYLIGSYLFTGLLGEQLPQNAFVCRLEPINILIALFTALFIALCVAGIGALRAVKIQPAESLREI; this is encoded by the coding sequence GTGTCTTTAGACAAAAATAGTGCCATAAAAACGAAGTTTTCATTACTTACTCGATTGGCATGGCAAGATTTACTCCATGACCGAAAGGTCGCCCTGTGCATTATTTTCTCATTAACATCGGTCATTGCACCGCTGTTACTGCTGTTTGGCTTAAAAAACGGGATTATCACGCAGCTTCATAACCAATTACTTAACGATCCACGAAACTTAGAAGTGCGTATGATTGGGAATGGCAACTACCCGCCATCGTGGTTTGCTGAATTATCACAACACCCTGATATTCAGTTTGTGATCCCACAAACTCGCAGTCTAAATACTCAAGCTGACCTTGTTGCCGATAGCCAACATTTTGTGTCTAACGCTGAAATTATCCCCACCGCCAAAGGCGACCCACTGCTCAGTGATGCGATTGTTCCGGTTGAAGAAAACACGCTGGTACTCTCCACTAGCGCCGCTGAAAAATTAAGTGCGAACAAAGGTGATACCGTGAATTTGGTAATTACTCGCAAACGAGGTAATACCAACGAGCGAGTGAAACAGCCCTTTCGCGTGATTGATATTATTAGCGACGCCAAGTTTTCTCGCCCTGCCGCCTTTGTGCCGTTATCCGTACTTATTGCTATGGAAGATTACCGAGATGGCTACCAAGTTCCTCAGTTTAATATCACGGAAGGCGAAAACCCCAAAGTCAGAGAAAGCTTTGCAAAGGCCCGCATCTACGCCAGTAGTTTAGATGGGATAGCCCCTATCAATGACTGGTTTAATCAGCAACATATTGAAGTAATAACACAAAAAAGCCAGATTGACGCCGTCAAATCCATCACCTACGTACTCAATATTATCTTTTCTGTGATCATGTGGATTTCGCTATTTGGCTGCATCGCATCTCTCATTGGCGCTTTTTTGGCAAATATCGATAGAAAACGCAAAGACATGGCCGTATTGCGGTTACTGGGCTTTCACCAGTTGGCCGTGACCTTCTATATCATCATCCAAGCCTTGCTCTTAACCACTATCGCCTTCTTTATTGGCTTCTTGCTGTACCTTATCGGCAGCTATCTATTTACTGGCCTATTGGGCGAACAATTGCCTCAAAACGCCTTTGTGTGCCGACTTGAGCCAATCAATATCCTTATCGCTTTATTTACTGCGTTATTTATCGCGCTCTGCGTTGCAGGCATTGGGGCGTTACGTGCAGTGAAAATACAACCTGCGGAGAGTTTACGTGAAATCTAA
- a CDS encoding formylglycine-generating enzyme family protein yields MKSKIALITLSFVLLHSGNIYAAPWEDKFFNPKALPDDVVLPFPCEGSMVFRKVAIPVNQPLQDYNITLGQEGDDWGYLEQTRTEHIAGSFTEKNKGRYFLMAKYPVTDLQYTALENTLQGKECPTPSNKLRLPKVNVSWYDAMQFSDKYNLWLREKHPSALPVEDGAKGFARLPTETEWEFTARGGLSVSASDFRDTRFPMPEGIRNYVWSAGTQSANGDLQLTGLLQPNPLGLHDMLGNVSEMMFEPFRLNKLDRQHGQAGGFIVRGGSYLTPESDIRSAWRQEEAYYTDKGPTKNKYTGFRLAIVSPTLTSRDRIKEIEKEWLKLGSGSSPAKGQPQAQNSSLNNLSAISAKVQDEAIKLQLTQLKDELKANAQLRDEQRDQAVRTSLQLGAFLCTKLKDDGEFYDRLAGLYDKNCAANAAEGTCEKRKSQLEEHKKALDFVVNYYADTLVDMATTYDSALVKSQVNIVKQMMEARGKSNLQTYLSAYVSNLDGYWKNGKVSRNEWLETCKKQQ; encoded by the coding sequence GTGAAATCTAAAATAGCATTAATCACACTGTCATTCGTTTTACTGCACAGCGGAAATATTTATGCCGCGCCGTGGGAAGATAAATTCTTTAACCCGAAGGCGTTACCGGATGATGTTGTCTTACCATTCCCCTGTGAAGGCAGTATGGTTTTTCGTAAAGTGGCTATTCCCGTGAATCAACCTTTGCAAGATTACAATATTACTTTAGGCCAAGAAGGGGATGATTGGGGCTATCTAGAACAAACTCGAACCGAACATATTGCGGGGAGTTTTACTGAGAAAAATAAAGGCCGTTATTTCCTGATGGCGAAATACCCCGTCACTGATCTCCAATACACCGCGCTAGAAAATACGCTGCAAGGGAAAGAGTGCCCAACCCCATCCAATAAATTGCGTTTACCGAAAGTGAATGTGAGTTGGTATGACGCAATGCAGTTTTCAGACAAATACAACCTATGGTTGCGTGAAAAACATCCAAGTGCCCTGCCAGTCGAAGATGGAGCGAAAGGCTTTGCTCGTCTCCCGACGGAAACAGAATGGGAGTTTACCGCAAGGGGTGGGCTATCAGTTTCAGCATCAGATTTTCGTGATACCCGATTCCCTATGCCTGAAGGCATTCGAAACTATGTCTGGTCAGCGGGCACACAATCTGCCAATGGAGATTTGCAACTCACAGGCTTGCTGCAACCGAATCCATTAGGGCTGCACGATATGTTGGGTAACGTCTCCGAGATGATGTTCGAACCGTTTAGACTCAATAAATTGGACCGCCAACATGGGCAAGCCGGTGGATTTATCGTGCGAGGTGGAAGCTATTTAACCCCAGAAAGCGATATCCGCAGCGCTTGGCGACAAGAAGAAGCTTATTACACCGATAAAGGGCCAACCAAGAATAAGTATACCGGTTTTCGCCTTGCTATCGTGTCACCAACCTTGACCTCAAGAGATAGGATTAAAGAAATTGAAAAAGAGTGGCTCAAATTAGGCTCAGGTTCATCGCCAGCAAAGGGCCAACCACAGGCACAAAATAGCTCTCTCAACAATTTAAGCGCCATTTCAGCAAAAGTGCAGGATGAAGCTATCAAGCTGCAATTAACGCAGTTAAAAGATGAGCTTAAAGCGAATGCCCAACTGCGGGATGAGCAGCGTGATCAAGCTGTCAGAACCTCATTACAGTTAGGCGCATTTTTGTGCACAAAACTCAAAGATGATGGCGAATTTTATGACCGCTTAGCGGGCTTATATGACAAAAATTGTGCTGCCAATGCCGCCGAAGGCACTTGCGAGAAACGCAAATCACAACTTGAAGAACACAAAAAAGCGTTGGATTTTGTCGTGAATTACTACGCTGATACCTTAGTCGATATGGCCACAACCTATGATTCCGCCCTAGTGAAGTCCCAAGTTAACATTGTTAAACAGATGATGGAGGCCAGAGGAAAATCAAATTTACAGACCTACCTCTCGGCTTATGTTTCAAACTTAGATGGTTATTGGAAGAATGGAAAAGTTTCAAGAAATGAATGGCTTGAAACATGTAAAAAACAACAATAG
- a CDS encoding SEL1-like repeat protein, whose amino-acid sequence MKTYSLSFLLFAFFAVTGCQMNSEKSESISQYNFGVMYEKGVEVTQNYETAKYWYELAAKQGNSHAQYNLAMLHINKKVKSPDYQQAKYWLELAGKQGDAEAQYNLAVLYTEKSWGFQDFQQAKYWYELSAKQGFSPAQTNLGTLYVLGTGGQQNYEQAKYWFELAAKQGEPRAQSNLGILYEDGKGVKQDYEQAKYWYELAANQGFPDAQNNLGSLYDNGYGTQQDYKKAKYWYELAAKQGDAAAQYNLGVMYENGQAGGKNKALAKSLYNKACEGGIQESCDAYKLLNK is encoded by the coding sequence ATGAAAACCTATTCACTGTCTTTTTTATTGTTTGCTTTTTTTGCCGTTACGGGCTGCCAAATGAATTCTGAAAAGTCGGAATCTATCTCGCAATATAACTTTGGTGTTATGTATGAGAAAGGCGTGGAAGTAACACAAAACTATGAAACCGCAAAATACTGGTATGAATTAGCGGCAAAACAAGGTAATTCTCACGCGCAATATAATCTTGCTATGTTGCATATTAATAAAAAAGTGAAGTCACCTGATTATCAGCAGGCCAAATACTGGCTTGAATTAGCAGGCAAACAAGGTGATGCGGAAGCTCAATATAATCTTGCCGTCTTGTATACAGAGAAAAGCTGGGGATTCCAAGATTTTCAACAAGCCAAATATTGGTACGAGTTATCTGCTAAACAAGGTTTTTCTCCTGCACAGACCAATCTCGGTACACTCTATGTTCTGGGAACGGGGGGGCAACAAAACTATGAGCAGGCAAAATATTGGTTTGAATTAGCGGCTAAGCAGGGAGAGCCTCGCGCGCAATCTAATCTAGGCATACTGTATGAAGATGGAAAAGGCGTAAAGCAAGACTACGAGCAGGCCAAATACTGGTATGAATTAGCCGCTAATCAAGGTTTTCCAGATGCGCAAAATAACCTTGGCTCACTGTATGACAATGGTTATGGTACTCAACAGGATTATAAGAAGGCTAAATATTGGTATGAATTAGCCGCGAAACAAGGGGATGCGGCGGCACAATATAATCTTGGTGTGATGTATGAGAATGGACAAGCTGGCGGAAAAAACAAAGCCCTCGCCAAAAGCCTTTATAACAAAGCTTGTGAAGGGGGAATTCAAGAGTCATGCGATGCATACAAACTGCTTAATAAATAA
- a CDS encoding MurR/RpiR family transcriptional regulator, whose amino-acid sequence MLDFLKNYDNLTVSEKKVLKYLTDNIADIPYLNINELVAKTFVSKTVIINLSQKLGFSGFKELKFQINSHILSQNKAEKNNPASYKKQLENNIHKTFTLINEEQIRDCAKTLHGSRNIFLVARGTSKAVGYYLEHLLFSLGLHCFFINDYNLSDSFTRLVNQNDTVIFISLSGGTKKIIETAKIVQLKEANIISMTAFHTNELTAYANNTLFCFADSYDTKRDDSKSRTGFFILVDLLINELENLL is encoded by the coding sequence ATGCTGGACTTTCTAAAAAATTATGACAACTTAACCGTCAGTGAAAAAAAAGTATTAAAATATCTTACCGATAATATTGCCGATATTCCCTACTTAAATATTAATGAATTAGTCGCCAAAACGTTTGTCTCTAAGACTGTCATTATTAATTTATCCCAGAAATTAGGTTTTAGTGGGTTTAAAGAACTCAAGTTTCAAATTAATAGCCATATACTTTCGCAAAATAAAGCGGAAAAAAACAACCCTGCGTCGTATAAAAAGCAGCTTGAAAATAATATTCATAAAACCTTCACCTTGATTAATGAAGAGCAAATTCGCGACTGTGCGAAAACATTACACGGCTCCCGTAATATCTTTTTAGTCGCGCGGGGCACGAGTAAAGCCGTCGGTTATTATCTTGAACACTTGCTTTTCTCTCTTGGATTGCATTGTTTTTTTATCAACGACTATAATCTCTCCGACTCTTTTACTCGTCTAGTTAACCAAAATGACACAGTCATTTTTATTTCGTTATCTGGCGGAACCAAGAAAATCATAGAAACCGCTAAAATAGTGCAATTGAAAGAGGCTAACATCATCAGTATGACCGCCTTTCACACCAATGAACTCACCGCCTACGCCAATAACACCCTTTTCTGCTTCGCGGATAGCTATGACACCAAACGGGATGATTCCAAATCCAGAACCGGATTTTTCATTCTGGTGGATTTGTTAATTAATGAATTGGAAAACCTGCTGTAA
- a CDS encoding PTS transporter subunit EIIC: MAKRKFSESIQRFGRTLLLPIGVLAPIGMILGISGALVQTYMIARFPFLGNETVNALLVSIRSIAGVIFDNIPLLFAMGVAYGMSQRDKGIAVFASVVGYLSLIITMNIWLVLTGKLADPAIMGQVGQIKVLGIQTLNISAAGGIITGLIGAWATDKFYNLELPTAFAFFSGKKSVAIIMVGLMIMVGGTLPFIWEVLVQGLMKLSAVFLSPVGPFFTAGGERLFIPFGLHHVWNVLFRFTEAGGTYVIDGQTFVGVVPALTEVLFKQGPSSEYWAMMPSLTRFMAQQQMLVTLFLFPAIALAIYKTSKKENRAEVKSMLVTMVLTAMLGNVTEPLEFTFVFIAPLLYLIYAIIVGIGAVLLSFAGVAIGYIRGTVFDFTIFGLLYEHTNWIFLVLIGGGLAVVTYFIFYWAIIKFDIKTPGREESSNLKNTLIKEKRYGEIAEILVEALGGKENIRNVDNCITRMRIDVAEVNKIDKDLMLESGCTAFFFPSANHVHVVYGPKVEFVRNAVDEFMKK, from the coding sequence ATGGCTAAAAGAAAATTCAGTGAGTCAATCCAGCGCTTTGGTAGGACACTGCTCCTGCCGATCGGGGTTCTGGCTCCAATTGGTATGATACTGGGGATCAGTGGTGCATTAGTTCAAACCTACATGATTGCTCGATTCCCTTTCCTCGGCAATGAAACCGTTAACGCATTACTTGTCAGCATCCGTTCTATTGCGGGCGTTATCTTCGACAACATCCCATTACTGTTCGCCATGGGGGTTGCCTACGGCATGAGCCAGCGCGATAAGGGGATCGCGGTCTTCGCCTCTGTTGTCGGTTACCTTTCGTTGATCATCACCATGAATATTTGGTTGGTGCTCACCGGTAAACTGGCGGATCCAGCGATTATGGGTCAAGTGGGACAGATTAAGGTTTTAGGTATTCAAACCTTAAACATCAGTGCCGCTGGGGGGATTATTACAGGGTTAATTGGTGCATGGGCCACCGATAAATTCTATAACCTCGAGCTGCCAACTGCCTTCGCCTTCTTCTCGGGTAAAAAATCAGTCGCAATTATCATGGTCGGTTTAATGATCATGGTCGGTGGAACATTACCGTTTATCTGGGAAGTATTAGTGCAAGGCTTAATGAAGCTTTCCGCCGTCTTCCTCAGTCCTGTCGGTCCGTTCTTTACCGCGGGGGGTGAACGTCTGTTTATTCCATTCGGGTTACACCACGTTTGGAACGTTCTGTTTAGATTTACCGAAGCTGGTGGTACCTATGTTATTGATGGACAGACCTTTGTCGGTGTCGTTCCAGCTTTAACGGAAGTGTTATTTAAGCAAGGTCCAAGTAGTGAATACTGGGCAATGATGCCAAGCCTGACGCGCTTTATGGCACAGCAACAAATGCTGGTAACGCTGTTCCTGTTCCCTGCCATTGCATTAGCTATCTATAAAACATCGAAAAAAGAGAACCGCGCTGAAGTTAAATCGATGTTGGTGACCATGGTATTGACCGCGATGCTCGGTAACGTGACCGAACCGCTCGAATTTACCTTCGTGTTTATCGCACCGCTGCTGTACTTAATCTACGCCATCATCGTCGGTATTGGTGCAGTGTTGTTGTCATTCGCTGGCGTTGCTATCGGGTATATCCGTGGAACCGTGTTTGACTTCACTATCTTCGGCCTGCTGTACGAGCACACTAACTGGATATTCTTAGTCCTGATTGGCGGTGGTTTAGCGGTAGTGACTTACTTTATCTTCTACTGGGCGATTATTAAATTTGATATCAAAACCCCAGGTCGTGAAGAGTCTAGCAACCTGAAAAATACGTTAATTAAAGAAAAACGTTATGGCGAAATCGCTGAGATCCTCGTTGAAGCCTTAGGCGGTAAAGAGAACATTCGTAACGTAGATAACTGTATTACCCGTATGCGTATTGATGTCGCAGAAGTGAATAAAATTGATAAAGATTTAATGTTGGAATCAGGATGTACCGCATTCTTCTTTCCATCGGCAAACCACGTCCACGTAGTGTATGGACCGAAAGTTGAATTTGTTCGCAACGCTGTTGATGAGTTCATGAAGAAATAA
- a CDS encoding class-II fumarase/aspartase family protein codes for MRALYDSKSKTIDDRGIKALLSDEAKYNTWLMFESMLAQAQAEAGFIPQSAADEIKEKAVIENIDFEEMSRIYQKIGHGFVPFLKVLVNACSEESGKYIHYGITTQNIQQSSQLYMMKTVHNKFMLLLSEIIENLSGLAEKTKHMVMPGRTHGRHAIPITYGYKVSVWISDFIDCYQRMKECEKRVFTIMMGGAVGAFNSMPGIGLEVQKRVAELTGMHAMEVPSRNLSTHKLEYMANLALMANICHKIGEEVYSTTLEEIAEVSEGFTKGTVGSSTMPHKINPKLAKGIIANSQKLYSLPSVGMYSAVRPYEGDSSSYMLFDGLIEEALELTTEILLRTEELSRTLVPHEERMLHNVLRNKGLDNTEYVMMKMAEKLGKDKAHSLLYEEAIKTAADGEDFYTNLTKNETITAAFSNDEIKAMLDPRSYIGLSVEIAEKEAKRGLAAAQEIKKLYK; via the coding sequence ATGAGAGCCTTATATGATTCTAAGAGTAAAACCATCGATGACCGCGGTATAAAAGCCCTGTTATCGGATGAGGCCAAATACAATACTTGGCTGATGTTTGAATCCATGTTAGCTCAAGCGCAGGCTGAAGCGGGGTTCATTCCCCAATCAGCGGCCGATGAAATTAAAGAAAAAGCGGTTATTGAGAACATTGATTTTGAAGAGATGAGCCGCATTTACCAAAAAATTGGGCATGGCTTCGTTCCCTTCTTAAAAGTCTTGGTGAATGCGTGTTCTGAAGAGAGTGGTAAATACATCCATTACGGAATTACTACCCAAAATATTCAGCAAAGCTCGCAGTTGTACATGATGAAAACGGTACATAATAAATTTATGTTGCTGTTAAGTGAGATCATCGAAAACCTGTCGGGTCTTGCTGAAAAAACCAAGCATATGGTGATGCCAGGCAGAACCCATGGACGCCACGCTATCCCAATTACTTACGGTTACAAAGTATCCGTGTGGATCAGCGATTTTATCGACTGCTACCAGCGTATGAAAGAGTGTGAAAAGCGCGTATTTACCATCATGATGGGCGGCGCTGTGGGTGCGTTTAACTCCATGCCGGGGATTGGTTTAGAAGTGCAAAAACGCGTTGCTGAACTGACGGGTATGCATGCGATGGAAGTGCCATCTCGTAACCTAAGCACCCATAAATTAGAGTACATGGCGAACTTAGCGCTGATGGCGAATATCTGCCATAAAATCGGGGAAGAAGTTTACAGTACGACGCTGGAAGAAATAGCGGAAGTGTCTGAAGGCTTCACCAAAGGTACCGTGGGCAGCAGCACCATGCCACACAAAATCAACCCGAAACTGGCGAAAGGGATTATTGCTAACTCCCAAAAACTGTATTCGTTACCGAGTGTAGGGATGTATTCTGCCGTCAGGCCGTATGAAGGTGATAGCAGCTCCTATATGTTATTCGATGGGCTTATCGAAGAAGCGTTGGAACTGACCACTGAAATTTTATTAAGAACCGAAGAGCTGTCGAGAACTCTGGTACCTCACGAAGAGAGAATGCTGCATAACGTTCTGAGAAATAAAGGGTTAGATAATACTGAATACGTGATGATGAAAATGGCTGAGAAGCTAGGTAAAGATAAGGCGCACTCATTACTGTATGAAGAAGCTATCAAAACCGCAGCGGATGGCGAGGATTTCTACACTAACCTCACCAAGAACGAAACCATTACAGCTGCATTTAGCAATGACGAAATCAAAGCGATGCTCGACCCTCGCTCGTATATTGGTTTATCCGTTGAGATTGCAGAAAAAGAAGCGAAACGTGGTTTAGCTGCAGCCCAAGAAATTAAAAAGCTTTATAAGTAA